In the Myxococcaceae bacterium JPH2 genome, one interval contains:
- a CDS encoding non-ribosomal peptide synthetase, giving the protein SDGWSMGVLVRELAELYQAFAAKHDSPLAELPVQYADYAVWQRQWLRDDALESQLNYWRQHLDPEAFLELPTDRPRPAQLDTRGARLELSLPLPLTQRLKLLGIREGKTLFSVLL; this is encoded by the coding sequence TCGGATGGCTGGTCCATGGGCGTGCTCGTGCGGGAGCTGGCCGAGCTGTATCAAGCCTTCGCGGCGAAGCACGACTCACCCCTGGCTGAGTTGCCCGTGCAGTACGCGGACTACGCCGTGTGGCAGCGCCAGTGGTTGCGCGACGACGCGCTCGAATCACAGCTCAACTACTGGCGTCAGCACCTCGACCCCGAGGCCTTCCTCGAGCTCCCCACCGACAGGCCGCGCCCGGCGCAATTGGATACGCGCGGCGCCCGGCTCGAACTGTCGTTGCCGCTCCCGCTGACGCAGCGGCTCAAGCTCCTGGGCATCCGCGAGGGGAAGACACTCTTCTCCGTCCTCCT